In a single window of the Sphingosinicella microcystinivorans genome:
- a CDS encoding DNA polymerase III subunit delta', whose protein sequence is MSIIGHQVQQDAFRAAWDQGKVHHAWLLTGPPGIGKASVAQALARFVLTDGKGPPHPALALIEAGSHPDLRVLQRGLTDRGTLRAEIVVDQIRDLQPLFQSKPGYGGWRIVIVDAADEMNRSAANAFLKNLEEPPEKTLFLLVSHSPVRLLPTIRSRCRTLRFQPLADADVRAVLTRELESGSEAEINALVTLAEGSPGRALRFAGLDVEKLTQALAELSKGQGDALALARSLAGKTAQARYEAFVELVPAFIAGAARARTGASLARALQLWEKAHALAAEAVPLAYDPQAVAFELAGYVGELDNPR, encoded by the coding sequence CGCCTGGCTGCTCACCGGTCCGCCCGGCATCGGCAAGGCGAGCGTGGCGCAGGCGCTCGCCCGCTTCGTGCTGACGGACGGGAAGGGGCCGCCGCACCCGGCGCTGGCGCTGATCGAGGCGGGCAGCCACCCCGACCTCCGCGTTCTCCAGCGCGGCCTCACCGATCGTGGCACGCTCCGCGCCGAGATCGTCGTCGACCAGATCCGCGACCTCCAGCCGTTGTTCCAGTCGAAGCCCGGCTATGGGGGCTGGCGTATCGTCATCGTCGATGCCGCGGACGAGATGAATCGCAGCGCCGCCAATGCCTTCCTCAAGAATCTTGAGGAACCGCCGGAAAAGACGCTGTTCCTGCTCGTCAGCCACAGCCCCGTGCGGCTGCTGCCGACGATCCGCTCGCGCTGCCGCACGCTGCGCTTCCAGCCGCTCGCCGACGCCGACGTGCGCGCGGTGCTCACGCGCGAACTGGAGAGCGGCAGCGAGGCCGAGATCAACGCGCTGGTGACGCTGGCGGAAGGCTCGCCGGGCCGCGCGCTGCGCTTCGCCGGGCTCGACGTCGAGAAGCTCACGCAGGCGCTCGCCGAGCTTTCGAAGGGGCAGGGCGATGCGCTGGCGCTTGCGCGCTCGCTCGCGGGCAAGACCGCGCAGGCGCGCTACGAGGCGTTCGTCGAGCTGGTCCCTGCCTTCATCGCCGGCGCGGCGCGCGCGCGCACCGGCGCATCGCTTGCACGCGCGCTCCAGCTGTGGGAGAAGGCCCACGCCCTCGCCGCCGAGGCCGTGCCGCTCGCCTACGATCCGCAGGCTGTCGCGTTCGAACTGGCGGGATACGTGGGCGAACTCGACAACCCCCGGTAG